From a single Kitasatospora azatica KCTC 9699 genomic region:
- a CDS encoding serine/threonine-protein kinase, giving the protein MGGQEEADAADRAKAPERRMLAGRYELGERLGRGGMGTVWRAQDLMLDREVAVKELTVDHLPEEDLAILQSRMKQEARAAARIKHAGVITIHDVLEQDGRPWIVMELIDGRSLADVISQDGPLPPRAAAEVGAQVLAALHKGHQLGVLHRDVKPANVLLERGTGRAVLLDFGIAKFEGSSELTRPGDLVGSPDYLAPERAQGERPGPASDLWGLGATLYAAVEGQSPFRRDNPISTLAAVVDEPLPEPANAGALGPVLAALLTKESAQRPSADEALRMLRAVTDGHTVGIGTSQPQRTPTQVVPVVDRRPEPVDQGTPHQPVPERQPTVPTTPNAPVQPLPAVPLAPVPPRRRLGLRLALIGLATALLAGGAAFAVQRYQSGGTPVADPTRSASPETTTPSPSASLPVTEDAPGPAPTGYRWQADDEGFRFPLPTDGGSWQRRVYNGNNIYYTPDGQRHLIQFAVTTGALGSPLDHLKALEADNRGNKDYKQLSLGPTLVNGHEAAKWVWTFTCTDKCPNPGPRKVFEEEFKDADGTSYAILVSGPLADATQAEQRFILILNNFTVTRRATPSH; this is encoded by the coding sequence ATGGGCGGACAGGAAGAGGCGGACGCCGCCGACCGGGCGAAGGCGCCCGAGCGCAGAATGCTGGCCGGTCGCTACGAGTTGGGGGAGCGGCTCGGCCGGGGCGGGATGGGGACGGTCTGGCGGGCCCAGGACTTGATGCTGGACCGCGAGGTGGCGGTCAAGGAGCTGACCGTCGACCACCTGCCCGAGGAGGATCTGGCGATCCTGCAGTCCCGGATGAAGCAGGAGGCGCGGGCCGCCGCCCGGATCAAGCACGCCGGGGTGATCACCATCCACGACGTGCTGGAGCAGGACGGCCGGCCGTGGATCGTGATGGAGCTGATCGACGGCCGCTCGCTGGCGGACGTGATCTCCCAGGACGGGCCGCTGCCGCCCCGGGCCGCCGCCGAGGTCGGGGCCCAGGTGCTGGCCGCGCTGCACAAGGGACACCAGCTCGGGGTGCTGCACCGGGACGTCAAGCCGGCCAACGTGCTGCTGGAGCGCGGCACCGGGCGGGCCGTGCTGCTGGACTTCGGGATCGCCAAGTTCGAGGGTTCCTCGGAGCTGACCCGTCCGGGCGACCTGGTCGGTTCGCCCGACTACCTGGCCCCCGAGCGGGCCCAGGGCGAGCGGCCAGGACCCGCCTCCGACCTGTGGGGGCTCGGCGCCACGCTCTACGCGGCCGTCGAGGGCCAGTCCCCGTTCCGCCGGGACAACCCGATCAGCACGCTGGCCGCGGTGGTGGACGAGCCGCTGCCGGAGCCGGCCAACGCGGGCGCGCTGGGCCCGGTGCTGGCGGCGCTGCTGACCAAGGAGTCCGCGCAACGGCCGAGCGCGGACGAGGCGCTGCGGATGCTACGCGCGGTGACCGACGGGCACACGGTCGGGATCGGCACGTCGCAGCCGCAGCGGACACCGACCCAGGTGGTGCCGGTGGTGGACCGACGGCCCGAGCCGGTCGACCAGGGCACCCCGCACCAGCCGGTGCCGGAGCGGCAGCCGACCGTGCCGACCACCCCGAACGCACCGGTGCAGCCGCTGCCGGCCGTGCCCCTCGCCCCGGTCCCGCCGCGTCGCCGGCTGGGCCTGCGGCTGGCGCTGATCGGCCTGGCCACCGCGCTGCTCGCGGGCGGTGCGGCCTTCGCGGTGCAGCGCTACCAGTCCGGCGGCACCCCGGTGGCGGACCCCACGCGCAGTGCCTCGCCCGAGACCACGACGCCGAGCCCGTCGGCGAGCCTGCCGGTCACCGAGGACGCGCCCGGCCCGGCGCCGACCGGGTACCGCTGGCAGGCCGACGACGAGGGCTTCCGCTTCCCGCTGCCCACCGACGGCGGCAGCTGGCAGCGCCGGGTCTACAACGGCAACAACATCTACTACACCCCGGACGGCCAGCGGCACCTGATCCAGTTCGCGGTCACCACGGGTGCGCTGGGCTCGCCGCTGGACCACCTGAAGGCGCTGGAGGCCGACAACCGCGGCAACAAGGACTACAAGCAGCTGAGCCTCGGCCCGACCCTGGTCAACGGCCACGAGGCGGCCAAGTGGGTGTGGACCTTCACCTGCACCGACAAGTGCCCCAATCCGGGCCCGCGCAAGGTCTTCGAGGAGGAGTTCAAGGACGCGGACGGCACCAGCTACGCGATCCTGGTCTCCGGGCCGCTCGCCGACGCCACCCAGGCGGAGCAACGGTTCATCCTGATCCTCAACAACTTCACGGTCACCAGGCGGGCCACGCCCTCCCACTGA